In Candidatus Binataceae bacterium, the following proteins share a genomic window:
- a CDS encoding XdhC family protein, translated as MGLMAQSNEIWAEAARTLASERPFALATVIGVRGSTPREVGAKMIVRSDGQFGTIGGGCGEAEVFRKARLLLDEGVGARLAEVDLTGDLDQQEIGTCGGIMEVFINLWSPRDDRALAQRLADAVAQRRPAAILSLIEAGGKTDLPPGAKVLIDPLDGRVPPELGGLSPTAFEQLRTRARDGVAGLLEIDAAGGLNRAVRADGASATRVFVDPVSGVQRLIIVGAGHIAQPLAALGTMLGFSVTVIDDRASFANRERFPSADEIIVKPFAAAIDSLSLDHNCYLLSVTRGHAFDDATVRAALRQPGCFIGMIGSRRRVKATLERMEKDGIDPLRLDEIHAPLGLDIGADTPEEIAVSIMAEIIRERRRGRRDELTLGVKNGRLRPTR; from the coding sequence ATGGGACTGATGGCGCAGTCGAACGAAATCTGGGCGGAGGCGGCGCGCACGCTCGCGAGCGAGCGCCCGTTCGCCCTGGCGACCGTGATCGGGGTGCGCGGCTCGACCCCCCGCGAGGTCGGGGCCAAGATGATCGTGCGCAGCGACGGCCAGTTCGGCACGATCGGCGGCGGATGCGGCGAAGCGGAGGTCTTCCGCAAGGCGCGGCTGCTGCTCGACGAGGGGGTCGGCGCGCGGCTCGCGGAAGTTGATCTGACCGGCGACCTCGATCAGCAGGAGATCGGGACCTGCGGCGGGATCATGGAGGTCTTCATCAATCTATGGTCGCCGCGCGACGATCGTGCGCTGGCGCAGCGGCTGGCCGACGCGGTGGCGCAAAGGCGTCCGGCCGCGATCCTCAGTCTGATCGAAGCCGGCGGCAAAACCGATTTACCCCCCGGCGCGAAGGTCCTGATCGATCCGCTGGACGGCCGGGTGCCGCCCGAGCTGGGCGGGCTTAGTCCGACGGCGTTCGAGCAACTGCGAACGCGCGCGCGCGACGGTGTCGCCGGACTTCTGGAAATCGATGCCGCCGGCGGACTGAACCGCGCGGTGCGGGCCGACGGCGCGAGCGCCACGCGGGTCTTTGTCGATCCGGTCAGCGGGGTGCAGCGCCTGATTATCGTCGGCGCCGGACATATCGCGCAGCCGCTCGCGGCGCTGGGGACGATGCTCGGTTTCAGCGTAACGGTTATCGACGATCGCGCCTCGTTCGCCAATCGGGAGCGCTTTCCGAGCGCCGACGAGATTATTGTCAAGCCATTTGCCGCCGCGATCGATTCGCTATCGCTCGACCACAACTGCTATCTGCTCTCGGTGACGCGCGGCCACGCCTTCGACGACGCGACCGTGCGCGCCGCGCTCAGACAACCGGGCTGCTTCATCGGGATGATCGGCTCGCGGCGGCGGGTCAAGGCAACGCTCGAGCGAATGGAAAAAGACGGCATCGATCCGCTGCGGCTTGACGAGATTCACGCGCCGCTGGGGCTGGATATCGGCGCCGATACGCCCGAGGAGATCGCAGTCTCGATCATGGCGGAGATAATCCGCGAGCGCCGGCGCGGACGGCGCGACGAGCTGACCCTCGGGGTCAAGAACGGCCGTCTCCGCCCGACCCGCTGA
- a CDS encoding nitronate monooxygenase produces MLKTQICELFGIEYPIISAGMGGVALAELAGAVSEAGGLGTVGLAAFGPEAMHNEMAAARRRTTKPLAANLIIPFLRPGIVEAVVQTPIEVLTFFWGDARGHATSIRAAHRAGIKVMWQSGTADEARWAKEAGADAVMAQGFEAGGHVRGTTTSLALIPEIRDAIGDLPLVAAGGFADGRGLAAALALGADGAVFGTRFAASDEAATHPAYRARLLEANARDTMHTTLFDIGWPDAPHRVLRSKVVERWEAAGQPPSGQRPGEGETIATSSRADVEIPLVSYTVMPPADYLEGDIEGLPFYAGQSCSLVREILPAGEIVRRIAAEACEVIRERLAPLAH; encoded by the coding sequence ATGCTGAAAACGCAAATCTGTGAGTTGTTCGGGATCGAATATCCGATCATCTCGGCCGGGATGGGCGGGGTGGCGCTCGCCGAGCTGGCCGGCGCAGTCTCCGAAGCGGGCGGCCTCGGCACGGTTGGTCTCGCCGCGTTTGGGCCCGAAGCGATGCACAACGAGATGGCGGCGGCGCGGCGGCGCACGACCAAACCGCTCGCCGCCAACCTGATCATTCCGTTTCTCCGCCCCGGTATCGTCGAGGCGGTGGTGCAGACACCAATCGAGGTTCTGACCTTCTTTTGGGGCGATGCGCGCGGGCACGCCACTTCGATTCGCGCGGCGCACCGCGCCGGCATCAAGGTGATGTGGCAATCGGGAACGGCGGACGAGGCGCGCTGGGCCAAGGAAGCCGGCGCCGACGCCGTGATGGCGCAGGGCTTCGAGGCCGGCGGCCATGTGCGCGGCACGACGACGTCGCTCGCGCTGATTCCCGAAATCCGCGACGCGATCGGCGATCTGCCGCTGGTCGCGGCAGGCGGCTTCGCCGACGGCCGTGGACTCGCTGCCGCCCTCGCGCTCGGTGCCGACGGCGCGGTCTTTGGCACTCGCTTCGCCGCCTCTGATGAAGCTGCCACTCATCCGGCCTACCGCGCGCGCCTCCTCGAGGCCAACGCGCGCGACACGATGCATACCACGCTCTTTGATATCGGCTGGCCCGACGCGCCCCATCGCGTGCTACGGAGTAAAGTCGTGGAGCGTTGGGAGGCGGCCGGACAGCCGCCGTCGGGCCAGCGACCGGGCGAAGGCGAAACCATCGCCACCTCGAGTCGCGCCGACGTCGAGATTCCTTTGGTCAGTTACACTGTGATGCCCCCGGCGGACTATCTGGAGGGTGACATCGAAGGCTTGCCGTTCTATGCCGGCCAGTCGTGCAGCCTCGTCCGCGAGATCCTGCCGGCCGGTGAGATCGTCCGCCGCATCGCCGCGGAAGCCTGCGAGGTGATCCGCGAGCGACTCGCTCCACTGGCGCACTAA
- a CDS encoding ion channel — translation MALKKQSQLVPVTAGSTPLIAQMAEDDRYFSDVYHHLLTSSWPLLLLQISAAFFAANALFALVYLLDGGIENARPGSFSDVYFFSVETMATIGYGRLTPITLFAHIVMSIEALTGFIFLALVTGLIFAKFSRPTARVRFSHSAVVSRRDGVPSLMFRMANVRANQIVEAQVHVVFSRQEKTLEGEPVRRFYDLDLTRKNNAIFAYSWTVIHPIVENSPLYGASAEALAAANAWIVASVTGLDETFSQTVYARMYYGNANIRWGARMADIMVNLPDGSFALDFARFDEIEPVELQLDDADSAPDRAGARP, via the coding sequence ATGGCCTTAAAGAAGCAAAGCCAGCTCGTTCCGGTCACGGCCGGAAGCACTCCACTAATCGCCCAGATGGCCGAGGACGATCGTTATTTCAGCGACGTCTATCATCATCTGCTGACCTCCTCATGGCCGTTGCTGCTATTGCAGATTTCCGCGGCGTTCTTCGCCGCTAACGCGCTGTTCGCGCTCGTTTATCTGCTCGATGGCGGCATCGAAAACGCCCGCCCCGGTTCCTTTTCCGACGTCTATTTTTTCAGCGTCGAGACCATGGCGACGATCGGTTACGGCAGACTGACCCCAATCACCCTGTTTGCGCACATCGTGATGAGTATCGAGGCGCTCACCGGGTTCATCTTCCTGGCGCTCGTTACCGGCCTGATCTTCGCCAAATTCTCGCGCCCGACCGCGCGCGTGCGCTTCAGCCATAGCGCCGTGGTCTCGCGTCGCGACGGCGTGCCGAGCCTGATGTTCCGCATGGCCAATGTGCGCGCGAACCAAATCGTCGAGGCGCAGGTGCACGTCGTCTTCTCGCGCCAGGAAAAGACCCTCGAGGGTGAGCCGGTGCGCCGCTTTTACGATCTGGACCTCACGCGGAAAAATAATGCGATCTTCGCCTATTCATGGACGGTCATTCACCCGATCGTTGAGAACAGTCCGCTGTATGGGGCGAGCGCGGAGGCGCTCGCCGCGGCCAATGCGTGGATCGTGGCATCCGTCACCGGCCTTGACGAAACCTTCTCGCAGACTGTCTACGCCCGCATGTATTACGGCAACGCCAACATTCGTTGGGGTGCGCGCATGGCCGATATCATGGTGAATCTGCCCGACGGCAGTTTCGCGCTGGATTTCGCCAGGTTCGATGAGATCGAGCCGGTCGAGCTGCAACTCGACGATGCCGACTCGGCTCCAGATCGCGCAGGAGCGCGGCCGTGA
- a CDS encoding sodium-translocating pyrophosphatase, which produces MSEAKIILPALTSNQLYILWGVLISAFIAIGYGLVLVRTVLAADPGPKSMTDVADAVYTGSMAYLSRQVKTMVFFVIAIGVGLFFMYRNVYPDRLDLSLGIAIAFVLGVSASYGAGFVGMWLAVKGNVRSANAALTSFKDAMELAFKAGGVSGMFTVGLGLLGATVIFLIYQQDAMKVLVGFGFGGSLAALFMRVGGGIFTKAADVGGDLVGKIEAGIPEDDPRNAATIADNVGDNVGDCAGMAADVFESYEVTLVAAIILAAYAVSDADFVKLYGAGAGAFAMKLIVFALILRAVGVFSSIVGIMAVKAPVGKMEDPMKPINRGYYTSAIVSVIGFFIVNYFYMTDPTTGQPDWRFAITATLGIVLAVTTLWLTNYFTHPDSGPVIETANSARTGPATLIISGIGEGMESSTWAAMLIVLAILGAMAIFHESLALQFYGIALTGLGLLTTTGFILAMDTYGPITDNAHGIFEMGGVHQEEASRVLSWMDAIGNTTKALTKGLAIATAVLAAVSLFRSFIDEASLGSMGVQINAPVVFVGLLIGAAVPFLFSSFAIKAVGRSAYQVVFEVRRQFREHPGIMLGTELPDYGRCVDIVTASAQKELLSPAILAIFAPLLVGFGLGASALGGFLGGTILSGQLLAVFMSNAGANWDNAKKKVEDGYLGGKGTDVHKATIVGDTVGDPFKDTAGPALNPMIKVMNLVGILAAPFVVSETPTTQISVTVFALIALAIAVILSKRGSIAEEDALAQAKVAA; this is translated from the coding sequence ATGAGCGAAGCAAAAATTATTTTGCCCGCGTTGACTTCAAACCAGCTCTACATCCTGTGGGGAGTCTTGATCTCGGCCTTTATCGCGATCGGCTATGGGCTGGTGTTGGTGCGCACCGTACTAGCCGCGGACCCGGGGCCCAAGTCGATGACCGACGTAGCCGACGCGGTTTACACCGGTTCGATGGCTTACCTTAGCCGTCAGGTCAAGACCATGGTCTTCTTTGTCATCGCGATCGGGGTCGGACTGTTCTTCATGTACCGCAACGTCTATCCGGACCGACTCGACCTCTCGCTCGGGATCGCGATCGCGTTCGTGCTCGGCGTCAGCGCCTCCTACGGCGCGGGCTTCGTCGGGATGTGGTTGGCGGTCAAGGGTAACGTACGCAGCGCCAACGCGGCATTGACCAGTTTCAAGGACGCTATGGAGTTGGCCTTCAAGGCGGGCGGCGTCTCCGGTATGTTTACCGTCGGCCTCGGTCTGCTTGGCGCCACCGTCATCTTTCTGATCTATCAGCAGGACGCGATGAAGGTGCTGGTCGGTTTTGGCTTCGGCGGTTCGCTGGCCGCGCTCTTCATGCGCGTCGGCGGCGGCATCTTCACCAAAGCTGCGGACGTCGGCGGCGATCTCGTCGGCAAGATCGAGGCCGGCATCCCTGAGGACGACCCGCGCAACGCGGCGACGATCGCGGATAATGTCGGCGATAACGTCGGCGATTGCGCCGGCATGGCGGCCGACGTCTTCGAGTCGTACGAGGTGACGCTGGTCGCCGCGATCATCCTGGCGGCCTACGCCGTGAGCGACGCCGATTTCGTCAAGCTCTACGGCGCGGGCGCCGGCGCATTTGCGATGAAGCTAATTGTCTTTGCCCTGATTCTGCGCGCGGTCGGCGTCTTCTCCTCGATCGTCGGCATCATGGCGGTCAAGGCCCCCGTCGGCAAGATGGAAGATCCGATGAAGCCAATCAACCGCGGTTACTATACCTCGGCGATTGTGTCGGTCATCGGCTTCTTTATCGTCAACTACTTCTACATGACCGATCCGACGACCGGGCAGCCCGACTGGCGCTTCGCCATCACGGCGACGCTCGGGATAGTGCTGGCCGTTACTACGCTCTGGCTGACCAATTACTTCACCCATCCCGACAGCGGCCCGGTGATTGAGACGGCAAACTCCGCACGCACCGGCCCGGCGACTCTGATCATTTCCGGCATCGGCGAGGGCATGGAGTCGTCAACCTGGGCGGCGATGCTGATTGTGCTCGCGATCCTCGGCGCGATGGCGATCTTCCACGAATCGCTGGCGCTGCAATTCTACGGTATCGCGCTGACCGGCCTCGGCCTGCTGACCACGACCGGCTTCATCCTCGCGATGGATACTTACGGTCCGATCACGGATAACGCCCACGGCATTTTCGAGATGGGCGGTGTCCACCAGGAAGAGGCTTCGCGCGTACTTTCTTGGATGGACGCGATCGGCAATACCACCAAGGCGCTGACCAAAGGTCTAGCGATTGCAACTGCGGTTCTCGCCGCGGTGTCGCTCTTCCGGTCGTTCATCGACGAGGCCTCGCTGGGCTCGATGGGTGTTCAGATCAACGCGCCGGTGGTTTTCGTCGGTTTGTTGATCGGTGCGGCAGTGCCGTTTCTGTTCAGCTCGTTCGCGATCAAGGCGGTGGGCCGCTCGGCCTATCAGGTGGTGTTTGAAGTGCGCCGCCAGTTCCGCGAGCATCCGGGCATCATGCTCGGCACCGAGCTGCCTGACTACGGGCGGTGCGTCGATATCGTCACTGCTTCGGCGCAAAAGGAATTGCTCAGTCCGGCGATTCTGGCAATCTTCGCGCCGCTGCTGGTGGGCTTCGGTCTGGGCGCAAGCGCCCTCGGCGGATTTCTCGGCGGCACGATTCTGAGCGGCCAGTTGCTCGCAGTGTTTATGTCGAACGCGGGCGCCAACTGGGATAACGCCAAGAAAAAGGTCGAAGACGGCTATCTCGGCGGCAAAGGCACGGACGTGCATAAGGCCACCATCGTCGGCGACACAGTCGGCGATCCCTTCAAGGATACGGCCGGTCCGGCGCTGAATCCGATGATCAAAGTGATGAACCTGGTCGGGATCCTGGCGGCGCCGTTCGTGGTCAGTGAAACTCCGACCACGCAGATAAGCGTGACGGTGTTCGCGCTGATCGCGCTCGCGATCGCGGTCATCCTGTCGAAACGCGGCTCGATCGCCGAAGAAGACGCGCTGGCGCAGGCCAAGGTCGCCGCGTAA
- a CDS encoding alpha/beta fold hydrolase: MKTLNAEIDFLIDGPARASLTIVLAHGAGAPMDSPFMNTIAAGLAATGLRVARFEFPYMRARRDSGKRGAPDREPILMQSWRDAITRLGGGSRLVIGGKSMGGRIASMVADEMSVRGLVCLGYPFHPPGKPERARVKHLAALRTPALILQGTRDIFGSLKDVGGYKLSARLRVKWIEDGDHSFKPRVSSGRSEAQNLACAIEEIAKFMCTVA; the protein is encoded by the coding sequence ATGAAGACGCTCAACGCAGAAATCGATTTCCTGATTGACGGTCCCGCGCGGGCATCGTTGACGATCGTGCTGGCACATGGCGCCGGCGCCCCGATGGACTCGCCGTTTATGAATACGATCGCGGCCGGGCTGGCCGCGACCGGACTGCGGGTCGCGCGCTTCGAGTTTCCTTACATGCGGGCGCGGCGCGATTCCGGCAAACGCGGCGCCCCCGATCGCGAGCCGATTCTGATGCAGTCGTGGCGCGACGCGATTACCCGCCTCGGCGGCGGCTCGCGGCTCGTGATCGGCGGCAAGTCGATGGGCGGACGGATCGCCAGCATGGTCGCCGACGAGATGAGTGTGCGCGGCCTCGTCTGCCTAGGCTACCCGTTCCATCCGCCGGGCAAACCCGAGCGGGCCCGGGTGAAGCATCTCGCAGCGCTACGCACTCCGGCGCTGATCCTGCAAGGTACGCGCGACATCTTCGGCAGCCTCAAGGATGTCGGCGGCTACAAACTCTCGGCGCGGCTCCGCGTCAAGTGGATCGAAGACGGTGATCACTCGTTCAAGCCGCGCGTCAGCTCCGGCCGCAGCGAAGCGCAAAACCTGGCGTGTGCAATTGAGGAAATCGCTAAATTCATGTGCACAGTTGCCTGA
- a CDS encoding sigma-54 dependent transcriptional regulator: MEEGAADAPSIEPSALAVRPDNADSQEQSPDDWLEVENLGAGAENLGGMVVGSEGMRRVLKTIARLGPYKATVLVHGESGTGKELVARALHTLGPVPKGPFVTFNCSNLLESLAESQLFGHVRGAFTDAREEALGYFRSASGGTLFLDEIGELPLRLQPKLLRAVETHEVQPVGSAQSYKVDIRLIAATNRDLRAMVKEGTFRDDLYYRLSATAVTIPPLRERNEALEALVAHFVAHYNRLFGKHIHLIARRALAALKAHDWPGNVRELSHALQSAVMLAEQDRIDIQALPEQVVRSQERPAPDRAGAVASAKAAEESLVKDMVAAVISPAAPPPAEAEAGDTPLLLDEVIKRTLVRSLEETDGNRRRAADLLGISRSTLYRMLARYSLAEEETGRPNPRGTTSRTHE; the protein is encoded by the coding sequence TTGGAAGAAGGCGCCGCGGACGCCCCTTCAATCGAACCTTCTGCACTCGCGGTGCGTCCGGATAATGCCGACTCGCAGGAGCAATCGCCGGACGATTGGTTGGAGGTCGAGAACCTCGGGGCGGGCGCGGAGAATCTGGGCGGGATGGTGGTGGGGTCGGAGGGGATGCGGCGGGTTCTGAAGACGATCGCGCGGTTGGGTCCTTATAAGGCAACGGTGTTGGTGCATGGGGAATCGGGGACCGGCAAGGAGTTGGTGGCGCGGGCGCTGCATACTCTGGGGCCGGTGCCGAAGGGACCGTTTGTAACGTTCAACTGCTCGAACCTGCTCGAGAGCCTCGCCGAGTCGCAGTTGTTCGGGCATGTGCGCGGAGCGTTTACGGACGCGCGCGAGGAAGCGCTGGGCTATTTCCGTTCGGCCAGCGGCGGGACACTATTCCTCGACGAGATCGGCGAGCTGCCGTTGCGGCTCCAGCCCAAGCTGCTGCGCGCGGTCGAAACCCATGAAGTGCAGCCGGTGGGCTCGGCGCAGAGCTACAAGGTCGATATCCGGCTGATCGCGGCAACCAATCGCGACCTGCGTGCGATGGTCAAGGAGGGGACGTTTCGCGACGATCTCTACTATCGGCTGAGCGCGACGGCGGTGACGATTCCACCGCTGCGCGAGCGGAACGAGGCCCTCGAGGCGCTGGTCGCGCATTTCGTCGCGCACTACAACCGCTTGTTCGGCAAACATATCCACCTCATCGCGCGGCGCGCGCTGGCAGCGCTAAAAGCTCACGATTGGCCCGGTAACGTCCGCGAACTTTCGCACGCCCTGCAATCGGCGGTGATGCTCGCCGAACAGGACCGGATCGACATTCAGGCGCTGCCGGAGCAGGTCGTGCGGAGCCAGGAGCGCCCGGCCCCGGACCGCGCCGGGGCCGTTGCCTCCGCAAAAGCGGCGGAGGAGTCGCTGGTGAAAGACATGGTGGCGGCGGTTATCTCGCCCGCCGCGCCGCCGCCGGCTGAAGCCGAGGCCGGCGATACGCCCCTGTTGCTCGACGAGGTGATCAAACGCACGCTGGTCCGCTCGCTCGAGGAGACCGACGGGAATCGCCGGCGCGCAGCCGACCTGCTCGGCATCTCGCGTTCGACACTCTATCGGATGCTCGCCCGTTACTCCCTGGCGGAGGAAGAGACCGGTCGCCCGAATCCGCGCGGAACCACATCCCGCACTCACGAATAG
- a CDS encoding sigma-70 family RNA polymerase sigma factor — protein sequence MFNLHAVDARAQSVIVRTDEELISESVAGEAAAFGELTSRHREKAERICHRFFSDREIVRDLAQESFLRAFAGLRSYRPELPFGSWLRAIVVNVCYDELRRRRRRPEDLIADLGQAEQSWAQLVNETTPENIIAQAEGATAARSLAHKLLESLCPDDRVVMTLKESEDLSIEEIAKIMGWSAAKVKIRAFRARQLMRRRAEQILPRSRGVRSR from the coding sequence ATGTTCAACCTTCATGCCGTAGACGCGCGTGCGCAGAGCGTGATTGTCAGAACCGACGAGGAGCTGATAAGCGAATCCGTGGCGGGGGAAGCCGCGGCGTTTGGTGAATTAACGTCGCGTCATCGGGAAAAAGCCGAGCGAATTTGTCATCGCTTCTTTTCAGATCGTGAGATCGTTCGCGATCTGGCGCAGGAAAGCTTTCTTCGAGCCTTCGCCGGATTGAGAAGTTATCGGCCCGAACTGCCTTTCGGTAGCTGGCTGCGGGCTATTGTAGTGAATGTCTGCTATGATGAGCTTAGACGTCGCCGACGCCGTCCAGAAGACTTGATTGCGGATCTAGGGCAAGCGGAACAGTCGTGGGCGCAACTGGTCAACGAAACGACGCCGGAAAACATCATTGCGCAAGCGGAGGGAGCTACTGCTGCTCGAAGTTTGGCACATAAATTGTTAGAGAGTCTATGTCCAGATGACCGGGTTGTGATGACGTTGAAAGAAAGCGAAGATTTGAGTATCGAAGAAATAGCGAAGATTATGGGTTGGAGCGCTGCCAAGGTTAAAATTCGCGCGTTTCGCGCACGTCAGCTTATGCGTCGGCGCGCGGAACAGATTCTGCCGCGCAGTCGAGGCGTAAGATCACGATGA
- a CDS encoding enoyl-CoA hydratase yields the protein MAEQQDLLVERRDGVLYLTLNRPDRMNALSAPMVAGLLGALHAAAHDAEIGAVVLTGAGRGFCAGGDVARMRDRNEAGAGAGAAEGFELGERIAQTRRGEEVTVLLHEMPRVTIAAVNGAVAGAGLGLCLSCDIRIAADSARFGTAFARVGYSGDWGGSYFLTQLVGSAKARELYFSAELIDAAEALRLGLVSRVVPAATLMEEAGNYAKKIAAGPRVAFGYMKGNLNAAMHADLRTILDREAVGQALTSLTEDHKEAVKAFLDKREPRFRGR from the coding sequence ATGGCTGAACAACAGGATCTACTGGTTGAGCGTCGCGACGGGGTTTTGTACCTGACGCTCAATCGTCCGGACCGGATGAATGCGTTGAGCGCACCGATGGTGGCGGGCCTGCTCGGCGCACTGCACGCCGCGGCGCACGACGCCGAGATCGGCGCCGTCGTGCTGACCGGCGCCGGACGCGGCTTTTGCGCCGGCGGCGACGTCGCCCGCATGCGTGATCGTAACGAAGCCGGCGCTGGAGCAGGTGCGGCCGAAGGCTTCGAGCTGGGAGAGCGCATCGCGCAGACCCGGCGCGGCGAGGAAGTTACGGTCCTGCTGCACGAGATGCCGCGGGTCACGATCGCCGCGGTCAACGGTGCGGTCGCCGGCGCCGGCCTCGGCCTCTGCCTTTCCTGCGACATCAGGATCGCGGCGGATAGCGCTCGCTTCGGCACTGCGTTTGCGCGCGTCGGTTATTCGGGCGACTGGGGCGGCAGCTACTTCCTCACTCAGTTGGTCGGTTCGGCGAAAGCGCGCGAGCTCTATTTTTCCGCCGAGCTGATCGACGCTGCGGAAGCGCTGCGACTCGGCCTGGTGAGCCGCGTCGTCCCGGCCGCGACACTGATGGAAGAAGCCGGCAACTATGCAAAAAAGATCGCGGCTGGCCCGCGTGTCGCCTTCGGCTATATGAAGGGTAATCTGAACGCCGCGATGCACGCCGATTTGCGCACGATTCTCGATCGCGAGGCGGTCGGGCAGGCGCTCACGAGCTTGACCGAGGATCACAAGGAAGCCGTCAAAGCCTTCCTCGACAAACGCGAACCCAGGTTCCGCGGCCGTTAA
- a CDS encoding nucleotidyltransferase family protein, producing the protein MAGEVHGVSEIHGILLAAGESRRMGFPKPLLKIGAETYLARLVTAMLTAVPHLTVVIGAHAAETRAAAPLDARVTIVENHEFARGQLSSLKAGLRASASTASAVMVHLIDHPMVAPTTFSGIVAEYQRSGKPIVIARYKDRRGHPVIFGRALFDELLAASEEQGARAVVHAEPSRVGHFETADPAILMDLDTPADVAQAGLNAPARSNER; encoded by the coding sequence GTGGCAGGCGAAGTTCACGGTGTAAGCGAGATTCACGGCATCCTGCTGGCCGCCGGCGAGTCGCGGCGGATGGGTTTCCCCAAGCCGTTACTCAAGATCGGCGCGGAGACCTATCTCGCTCGGCTCGTAACCGCGATGCTGACCGCGGTCCCGCACCTGACCGTGGTGATCGGTGCGCACGCAGCCGAGACGCGCGCCGCCGCCCCGCTCGATGCGCGGGTGACGATCGTCGAGAATCACGAATTTGCGCGGGGACAGTTGTCGTCGCTGAAGGCGGGGTTGCGCGCGAGCGCGTCGACCGCCTCTGCCGTGATGGTTCACCTTATCGATCACCCGATGGTTGCTCCAACGACGTTCAGCGGCATAGTTGCCGAGTATCAACGTAGCGGCAAGCCGATTGTGATCGCGCGCTATAAGGATCGACGAGGTCATCCGGTGATCTTCGGTCGGGCGCTCTTTGACGAATTGCTCGCGGCGTCGGAAGAACAGGGAGCACGGGCGGTAGTGCATGCAGAGCCGTCGCGAGTCGGTCATTTCGAGACCGCCGACCCCGCAATCCTGATGGATCTCGATACTCCCGCGGACGTGGCGCAGGCCGGGCTTAATGCACCCGCTAGAAGCAACGAGCGCTGA
- a CDS encoding tetratricopeptide repeat protein: protein MRGTVAIALGATLVLLALTAVAPTAWAADLTAAGAPAAPSIPSGNTGESNAAKARALTATAINLTDSDRAVSMLWQATALDPSFEEPYLYLGLYYNSRSQFDRVVDVYQKLVKSHPNETSAWLNIGEAYMSFTPPRFNAALPYYHKGFELDPSSAFAAFRLGEIYAQLNNRPEALKYLRLASAARAKNPEIAEQADHLIHQMGS, encoded by the coding sequence ATGCGCGGAACTGTTGCAATCGCGTTGGGCGCAACGCTGGTTTTGCTTGCCCTCACCGCCGTCGCGCCGACGGCGTGGGCCGCCGACCTGACGGCTGCGGGCGCGCCTGCGGCGCCATCAATCCCGTCCGGCAACACCGGTGAGAGTAATGCCGCCAAGGCCCGCGCGCTAACCGCGACGGCCATTAATCTGACCGACAGCGACCGCGCGGTGAGTATGCTCTGGCAGGCGACCGCACTCGATCCGTCCTTCGAGGAGCCCTACCTCTACCTCGGACTCTACTACAACTCGCGTTCGCAATTTGATCGCGTCGTGGACGTGTATCAGAAACTGGTAAAAAGCCATCCGAATGAGACCAGCGCATGGCTCAATATCGGTGAAGCGTACATGTCCTTCACCCCGCCGCGTTTCAACGCGGCGTTGCCCTACTACCACAAGGGCTTTGAGCTGGATCCAAGCTCGGCTTTTGCGGCTTTCCGGCTGGGCGAAATTTATGCGCAGCTAAACAACCGTCCGGAAGCGCTCAAGTATCTGCGGCTGGCCAGCGCGGCGCGCGCGAAAAATCCGGAGATCGCCGAACAGGCCGACCATCTGATCCATCAGATGGGCTCGTAG